A region of Haloplanus sp. XH21 DNA encodes the following proteins:
- a CDS encoding PIN domain-containing protein, translating into MSGGYVFDTEAIIAFLYNEPGHEAVADRLDEVFDGATDGFLAETNASEVFYLVARFEGVDETPTDASLRDADRDLRALERRGVRIVSADWRRAAEVKADGDISLADAYAVALAHEHDATLVAGGDDDFDDLSVAIDVDRFRDHGV; encoded by the coding sequence ATGAGCGGCGGCTACGTCTTCGATACGGAGGCTATCATCGCCTTCCTCTACAACGAACCGGGGCATGAGGCCGTGGCCGACCGTCTCGACGAGGTCTTCGACGGGGCAACGGATGGATTCCTCGCTGAGACGAACGCTAGCGAAGTGTTCTACCTCGTGGCGCGGTTCGAGGGTGTCGACGAGACGCCCACGGACGCGTCGCTGCGGGACGCGGATCGGGACCTCCGGGCGCTCGAACGGCGCGGCGTTCGCATCGTCTCGGCCGACTGGCGACGGGCTGCGGAGGTGAAAGCCGACGGGGACATCTCGCTTGCCGACGCGTACGCCGTTGCGCTCGCCCACGAACACGACGCAACACTGGTCGCCGGGGGCGACGATGACTTCGACGATCTCTCCGTCGCGATCGACGTGGACCGATTCCGCGACCACGGCGTGTAG
- a CDS encoding AbrB/MazE/SpoVT family DNA-binding domain-containing protein, whose amino-acid sequence MSRSTDEPRVVHVSQKGQATIPKALREKFGIETPGEVFIYEAQGCIVVEPVPSPDELHGIHAGEHDRGDILERVRELKDEDRRREAQRAERLRPSEDA is encoded by the coding sequence ATGTCAAGAAGTACAGACGAACCACGAGTAGTACACGTCTCCCAGAAGGGGCAGGCAACCATCCCGAAGGCGCTGCGGGAGAAGTTCGGCATCGAGACGCCGGGCGAGGTGTTCATCTACGAGGCGCAGGGGTGTATCGTCGTCGAGCCGGTTCCCTCGCCCGACGAACTGCACGGCATCCACGCCGGGGAGCACGACCGCGGCGACATCCTGGAGCGGGTCCGCGAGCTGAAAGACGAAGACCGGCGCCGCGAGGCACAACGTGCCGAACGGCTTCGTCCGTCCGAGGACGCATGA